One part of the Microvirga sp. TS319 genome encodes these proteins:
- a CDS encoding transporter substrate-binding domain-containing protein — MGNHAIVRIGLLFSTTGPYETIGRSMQSGACLAIEEIASDPRFDFRFEAISIDPGGHSEEYARGAQCLLAKERVTHVVGCYTSSSRKEVLPCFEKYDGVLWYPSHYEGFETSDNVVYTGASPNQHIVPLTGYLLRKCGKTAFCVGSNYVWAWENNRILREAVHAHGGKILAERYFQVGEVDFASVIHQIIELRPNFIFNTLIGVSSYAFFRELHRATRARGIDQPRMLPVASCSLSEPELLEIGLEACSGHISSSVYFESIDSERNMSFVGRYRARFPNAGPTSADAEAPYIAVHLLARAIRRAGSPDMGPVLAALPSVAMEAPQGKVRIDPGNRHCYLTPRIGISNGDRGFDIIYESPHPVRPDPYLVWQDLTSSEMTQLRIVS, encoded by the coding sequence GTGGGCAATCACGCCATAGTCCGCATCGGCCTACTCTTCTCGACGACGGGACCATACGAGACGATTGGTCGGTCGATGCAGAGCGGTGCATGCCTCGCTATCGAAGAAATCGCATCGGATCCGCGGTTCGACTTCCGGTTTGAGGCAATCTCGATCGATCCAGGCGGACACAGTGAGGAATACGCACGAGGAGCCCAATGTCTTCTTGCCAAGGAGCGGGTGACGCATGTCGTGGGATGCTATACTTCCTCAAGCCGCAAGGAGGTGCTCCCCTGCTTCGAGAAGTATGACGGAGTCCTCTGGTACCCGTCGCATTACGAAGGTTTCGAGACAAGCGACAACGTCGTCTATACCGGCGCCTCCCCGAACCAGCATATCGTTCCGCTTACCGGCTACCTTCTGCGCAAATGCGGGAAGACCGCGTTCTGCGTCGGCTCGAACTATGTCTGGGCTTGGGAGAACAACCGCATCCTGCGGGAGGCCGTTCATGCGCATGGCGGCAAGATTCTCGCCGAGCGCTATTTTCAGGTCGGCGAAGTAGACTTCGCCTCCGTGATCCACCAGATCATCGAGCTTCGCCCGAACTTCATCTTCAATACTCTTATCGGCGTTTCGTCCTACGCGTTCTTCCGGGAACTGCATAGGGCTACCCGAGCGCGAGGCATCGACCAGCCGCGAATGCTTCCGGTGGCGAGCTGCTCGCTGTCGGAACCCGAACTCCTGGAAATTGGTCTGGAGGCATGCAGCGGCCACATAAGCTCGAGCGTGTACTTCGAAAGCATCGACAGCGAACGCAATATGAGCTTTGTCGGCCGCTACCGCGCACGGTTCCCGAATGCGGGCCCGACATCGGCCGATGCGGAGGCTCCGTACATTGCCGTGCATCTTCTGGCACGCGCCATCCGCCGAGCTGGTTCGCCTGATATGGGGCCAGTTCTCGCAGCGCTCCCTTCCGTCGCCATGGAGGCGCCCCAAGGAAAGGTGCGGATCGATCCCGGAAACCGTCACTGTTACCTAACCCCCCGGATCGGAATCTCGAACGGGGACAGGGGGTTCGACATCATCTACGAGTCACCTCATCCCGTCCGTCCAGACCCGTACCTCGTCTGGCAAGACCTCACGAGCAGCGAGATGACGCAGCTAAGGATAGTTTCGTGA
- a CDS encoding ANTAR domain-containing response regulator, with translation MTPHLIKNFRGMRVAVVHTPDRNRQSIVEILTRLGLVTTVIDPQDGPVDVCSITHSTDIVFFDADSPDCSFAVAAGGEMPIPTVAVLGLETPSRLERTLNLQPTALVYKPIRATGIYTAVFFAANQFRRFHELRVRLADLEARHGARRFVIKAVVALIEQYGIDDEQAYRILRRESMKRRLTVEEFAATLIAAGPSALRHDAVGLEHRTQKWNPLLG, from the coding sequence GTGACACCGCACCTCATCAAGAACTTTCGGGGCATGCGGGTTGCCGTCGTCCATACGCCAGATCGCAACCGGCAGAGCATCGTTGAGATCCTGACTAGGCTGGGGCTCGTCACAACGGTCATCGACCCGCAAGACGGACCCGTCGACGTATGCAGCATCACTCACTCGACGGATATCGTGTTCTTCGATGCGGATTCCCCCGACTGCTCCTTTGCAGTCGCAGCAGGCGGAGAGATGCCGATCCCAACCGTCGCGGTGCTGGGCCTCGAGACACCCAGTCGCCTCGAGAGGACACTCAATCTCCAGCCCACTGCATTGGTGTACAAGCCGATACGGGCAACGGGCATCTATACGGCGGTGTTCTTCGCCGCCAACCAATTTAGGCGCTTCCACGAGCTTAGGGTCCGCCTTGCCGATCTCGAGGCACGTCACGGTGCCCGCCGCTTCGTCATCAAGGCCGTCGTGGCGCTCATCGAACAATATGGAATCGACGATGAACAGGCATACCGGATCCTGAGGCGGGAAAGCATGAAGCGCCGCCTCACGGTGGAGGAATTCGCAGCAACACTTATCGCGGCCGGGCCATCGGCTCTCCGGCACGATGCGGTGGGCCTAGAGCATCGGACCCAAAAGTGGAATCCACTTTTGGGATAG
- a CDS encoding ABC transporter substrate-binding protein: protein MTDETKQNEHSIQDTVTSSGLETDRRALLKGAAAVGGLLAGFTGPTYLRDFNFTQTARAQGSGPVKLGFIEDESGNLAVYGLQKVHAAQLAVKEINEGKTLRGAPNIGAGFMASSGDIAGKPPVISKEGTNLDLVGDPGEKHQSPLLYEEVADILVDSKDKGILGREVSLVSADGQSNNTVWQQLARRMIQQDKVDVLVAGFASAEREAIRPIVDQSRQLYFYTNQYEGGVADANTFCTGPVCEQQVIPTVQYMVEKFGPRCYTIAADYNFGQLTAAWTKAFIPLVGGQIIAEEFIPLSVSEFSQVIQRIQAAKPDWVMTLLVGSNHHNYYPQAAAAGLKFPMASTVNMAQGYEHKRFPPPSLANMHNAIQYQMEVPSARNRAFVKRWMEMFPQDQYIGEMAQNTYFTIHLYAKAARLAGTTDQATVKKALELGWNIEAPEGSVFLEPGTHHCAHPIRLAVCDENHNVSFVRDWPLIEAWWLQRLGVNLIRHPEYKQYTPAEDPYFMMFGKA from the coding sequence ATGACCGACGAAACGAAGCAGAACGAACACTCGATTCAGGACACGGTGACGTCGAGCGGCCTCGAAACGGACCGGCGCGCACTTCTGAAGGGGGCGGCAGCTGTCGGCGGCCTCCTGGCGGGATTCACGGGGCCCACGTATCTTCGGGACTTCAATTTCACCCAGACGGCGCGCGCGCAGGGGAGCGGCCCGGTGAAGCTCGGCTTCATCGAGGATGAGTCGGGCAACCTTGCCGTCTACGGCCTCCAGAAGGTCCATGCGGCCCAACTCGCCGTCAAGGAGATCAACGAGGGCAAGACACTCAGGGGTGCGCCCAATATCGGCGCGGGCTTCATGGCGAGTTCCGGCGACATCGCCGGCAAGCCGCCCGTTATCAGCAAGGAGGGAACCAATCTGGACCTCGTTGGGGATCCCGGCGAGAAACATCAGTCCCCGCTGCTCTACGAGGAGGTTGCAGACATCCTCGTAGATTCCAAGGACAAGGGAATCCTCGGCCGCGAGGTCAGCCTCGTGTCGGCTGACGGTCAGAGTAATAATACCGTCTGGCAACAGCTCGCGCGCCGCATGATCCAGCAGGACAAGGTCGACGTTCTCGTCGCAGGCTTCGCAAGTGCCGAGCGGGAGGCGATCCGCCCGATCGTCGACCAGTCCCGCCAGCTCTACTTCTACACGAACCAGTACGAGGGCGGCGTCGCGGATGCGAACACCTTCTGCACTGGACCAGTATGCGAGCAGCAGGTTATTCCGACAGTCCAGTACATGGTCGAGAAGTTCGGGCCGCGCTGCTATACGATCGCCGCCGATTACAACTTCGGGCAACTGACGGCGGCATGGACGAAGGCCTTCATCCCGTTGGTCGGCGGGCAGATCATCGCCGAGGAGTTCATCCCGCTCTCGGTTTCGGAGTTCAGCCAGGTCATCCAGAGGATTCAGGCCGCCAAACCTGACTGGGTGATGACCCTCCTCGTGGGATCCAATCATCACAACTACTATCCGCAGGCAGCTGCGGCGGGCCTCAAGTTCCCGATGGCCTCCACCGTCAATATGGCGCAGGGCTACGAGCACAAGCGCTTCCCGCCCCCATCACTGGCCAACATGCACAACGCCATCCAGTATCAGATGGAAGTTCCCAGCGCCCGAAACCGCGCCTTCGTAAAGCGCTGGATGGAGATGTTTCCGCAAGACCAGTATATCGGGGAGATGGCGCAGAACACGTACTTCACGATTCATCTCTACGCCAAGGCGGCTCGCCTCGCGGGGACGACCGATCAGGCAACGGTGAAGAAGGCCCTGGAACTCGGATGGAACATTGAGGCGCCGGAGGGATCGGTCTTCCTCGAACCCGGCACTCACCACTGTGCCCATCCGATACGCCTCGCCGTCTGCGACGAAAACCACAATGTCAGCTTCGTGCGTGACTGGCCCTTGATCGAAGCCTGGTGGCTCCAGCGTCTCGGCGTGAATCTGATCCGCCATCCGGAGTACAAGCAATACACGCCGGCGGAGGATCCTTACTTCATGATGTTCGGCAAGGCCTGA
- a CDS encoding branched-chain amino acid ABC transporter permease: protein MDSLAVAFSILYQLATNASFLLLAGLGLIVILGMMNIINLAHGELMMLGAYTATMLYHRGIPFPITVVAAFFVVALAGAVLERLVVRWFYGERLGALVVTWGISLVLSQGTLMLLGPFMPSIPIPGGSVAVGQYSFSVYWLILVTVTVLLLFGLGLLYNRTSFGLHARATMQKPEIARALGVNTDRIYLLTFSLGAGLAGLSGALLAPTVSIAPFMGQQFVAPAFITVVVGGATNVIAGALGASSLLSLVKTPVGFWLGAFLGNVALLLAALVIIRLMPDGISAAFQRWQDRRSRMA from the coding sequence ATGGACAGCCTGGCGGTTGCCTTCAGTATTCTCTATCAACTCGCGACGAACGCCTCCTTTCTCCTGCTCGCCGGGTTGGGGCTTATCGTGATCCTTGGCATGATGAACATCATCAACCTCGCCCATGGGGAACTGATGATGCTCGGGGCTTACACGGCCACCATGCTGTATCATCGCGGAATTCCGTTCCCGATTACCGTCGTTGCGGCCTTCTTCGTCGTCGCCCTCGCGGGAGCCGTGCTCGAGCGGCTCGTCGTCAGGTGGTTCTATGGTGAAAGACTGGGGGCTCTCGTCGTGACATGGGGGATCAGCTTGGTCCTGTCCCAGGGAACGCTCATGCTGCTCGGTCCTTTTATGCCTTCGATCCCCATCCCCGGTGGCTCCGTAGCCGTCGGCCAGTACTCCTTCTCGGTCTACTGGTTGATCCTGGTTACGGTGACCGTGCTTCTCCTCTTCGGGCTGGGATTGCTCTACAACCGGACGAGCTTCGGTCTGCATGCGCGCGCGACCATGCAGAAGCCCGAGATCGCCCGTGCGCTCGGCGTCAACACGGATCGTATCTATCTTCTCACCTTCAGTCTCGGCGCGGGTCTCGCCGGCCTCAGCGGAGCACTCCTGGCCCCGACTGTCTCCATAGCGCCGTTCATGGGCCAACAGTTCGTGGCCCCGGCCTTCATCACCGTCGTCGTGGGTGGGGCGACCAACGTCATTGCAGGCGCGCTGGGGGCAAGCAGCCTGCTGTCGCTTGTCAAGACTCCGGTCGGCTTCTGGCTCGGAGCATTTCTCGGCAACGTCGCCCTGCTTCTCGCCGCGCTGGTGATCATCAGGCTCATGCCCGATGGCATCTCGGCGGCCTTCCAGCGCTGGCAGGACCGGCGTTCACGAATGGCATGA
- a CDS encoding branched-chain amino acid ABC transporter permease, with protein sequence MRGPIATLTGTNDIGHSPVFWAGFALVLAALAAYPGTATEFEANNVAFYLLNVPLALGLCLLWGYGGVLSFGQVAYFGIAAYVYGIIAGNMNGSPWGSLIGVIGGLTASAVAAGIFGYFVFYARVQNWIVPILTLVLTLLLETFLGQTAGYQWRVGQVQLGGYNGMTGIPPFQLGDLMFFGYYFYYYVLVVVVLSYIGCRMLVNANAGEVLLAIREDPLRTELLGYDIRARQWSIFVLASMLAGLSGVLYVQWGNYITPTQVGLAQASLPVIWVAVGGRDSLLACAISTYALNWLTYTLSSAGYQSALVIIGFLLVIVMLFFPRGVVVTIARATIWRRKERRGVDDVGYDPRH encoded by the coding sequence ATGCGCGGACCCATCGCCACCCTCACGGGGACAAACGATATCGGCCACTCGCCCGTCTTCTGGGCAGGCTTCGCGCTGGTCCTCGCCGCCCTTGCGGCCTATCCGGGCACGGCCACAGAGTTCGAAGCGAACAACGTAGCCTTCTATCTTTTGAACGTCCCGCTCGCACTCGGTCTCTGTCTCCTATGGGGATATGGTGGCGTCCTCAGCTTCGGACAGGTCGCCTATTTCGGAATCGCCGCCTATGTCTACGGCATCATCGCCGGAAACATGAACGGGAGCCCATGGGGCTCCTTGATCGGCGTGATCGGTGGGCTGACTGCCAGCGCTGTCGCGGCCGGCATCTTCGGCTATTTCGTCTTCTATGCCAGGGTCCAAAACTGGATCGTGCCGATCCTCACGCTGGTCCTCACCTTGCTTCTGGAGACATTTCTCGGTCAAACGGCCGGCTATCAATGGCGGGTCGGACAGGTTCAGCTCGGCGGGTACAATGGCATGACAGGTATCCCGCCGTTCCAGCTCGGGGATCTGATGTTCTTCGGCTACTATTTCTACTACTATGTCCTGGTCGTGGTTGTCCTGTCCTACATCGGTTGCAGGATGCTCGTGAACGCGAACGCCGGCGAGGTCCTCCTGGCGATCCGGGAGGATCCGCTGCGAACCGAGTTGCTCGGTTACGACATCCGTGCCCGGCAGTGGTCGATCTTCGTTCTCGCCAGCATGTTGGCTGGATTGAGCGGCGTCCTTTACGTCCAGTGGGGCAATTACATTACTCCGACGCAAGTCGGACTCGCACAGGCCTCCCTCCCGGTCATCTGGGTAGCCGTCGGAGGACGTGACAGCCTGCTGGCCTGTGCGATCAGCACCTACGCGCTGAACTGGCTGACCTATACCCTGTCGTCCGCCGGCTACCAATCGGCGCTCGTGATCATCGGCTTCCTCCTCGTCATCGTGATGCTGTTCTTCCCGCGAGGTGTCGTCGTCACGATCGCACGGGCGACCATCTGGAGGCGCAAGGAAAGGAGGGGCGTCGACGATGTCGGATACGATCCTCGCCACTGA
- a CDS encoding ABC transporter ATP-binding protein: MSDTILATERLVKRFGGVTAADDVSLSVKRGELRCLIGPNGAGKSTLFALLCGIYRPDSGLVWFNGRDVTALHAFQRVRRGLGLTFQTNRTYHALSVRQNLETALGAPRGDRPGGAEARYQHVLVRFGLERDLDRPARELPHHQLQWLEIAMALASGPDVLLLDEPTAGMSPDETLQTARVLKHLNGEGLTIIVVEHDIAFVRELAQVVTVLHQGRVFAEGTVAEITQHQDVRRIYLGRT, translated from the coding sequence ATGTCGGATACGATCCTCGCCACTGAAAGACTCGTGAAGCGCTTCGGCGGCGTCACGGCCGCGGACGATGTGAGCCTGTCCGTCAAGCGCGGCGAGCTGCGTTGCCTCATCGGACCCAATGGGGCAGGAAAGTCGACGCTGTTCGCACTTCTTTGCGGCATCTACCGACCCGACTCCGGGCTGGTGTGGTTCAATGGGCGGGACGTCACCGCGCTTCATGCCTTCCAGCGCGTGAGACGGGGATTAGGCCTCACTTTCCAGACCAACCGTACGTACCACGCTCTTTCGGTCCGTCAGAACCTCGAGACCGCACTGGGCGCCCCGAGGGGAGATCGGCCCGGAGGAGCCGAGGCGCGGTACCAACACGTCCTTGTTCGGTTTGGACTGGAAAGGGATCTCGACAGGCCGGCGCGGGAGCTTCCTCACCACCAGCTTCAATGGCTCGAGATCGCCATGGCCCTGGCTAGTGGCCCGGACGTTCTTCTCCTGGACGAACCGACTGCAGGAATGTCCCCTGACGAAACACTCCAGACGGCGCGCGTCCTGAAGCATCTGAACGGAGAAGGGCTCACCATCATCGTGGTGGAACACGACATCGCGTTCGTGCGGGAGCTGGCCCAGGTGGTGACCGTCCTCCACCAAGGCCGGGTCTTCGCGGAGGGAACGGTCGCCGAGATCACTCAGCATCAGGACGTGCGCCGTATTTATTTAGGCAGGACCTGA
- a CDS encoding ABC transporter ATP-binding protein, translated as MNPTLTTNGLRSGYGTGDVLQGVSIEVSPGEIVGVLGRNGMGKSTLMRTVIGLLPARAGSIMFEGADLTRESADVRARRGIGYVPQGREIFPHLTVRENLQMGHLVNAGRGHYALDEVYGWFPFLRERERQRGGTLSGGQQEMLAIARALVNGPSLLLLDEPSDGVQPSIVQQIGTFIVELVARKATAVLLVEQNIDLIQTAAHRAYVLEKGRVVTSLEHSDIRDTERLTEFLSV; from the coding sequence ATGAACCCGACCCTGACGACCAATGGCCTTCGCTCGGGATACGGAACCGGAGACGTTTTGCAGGGCGTCTCCATCGAGGTGAGTCCGGGCGAGATCGTCGGTGTGCTCGGACGGAACGGTATGGGCAAGAGCACGCTGATGCGTACCGTTATCGGACTGCTTCCCGCCCGTGCCGGCAGCATCATGTTCGAGGGAGCGGACCTAACCCGGGAAAGTGCGGACGTGCGAGCGCGCCGTGGCATCGGCTACGTGCCCCAAGGGCGCGAGATCTTCCCGCACCTCACCGTCCGCGAGAACTTGCAAATGGGACATCTCGTCAACGCTGGACGTGGACACTACGCACTTGACGAGGTTTACGGCTGGTTTCCGTTCCTTCGCGAAAGGGAGCGTCAGAGGGGCGGCACGCTGTCCGGAGGGCAGCAGGAGATGCTCGCGATCGCCCGTGCCCTTGTGAACGGCCCTAGCCTCCTCCTTCTGGATGAGCCGAGCGACGGCGTGCAGCCGAGCATCGTCCAGCAGATCGGCACGTTCATCGTCGAACTCGTCGCCAGAAAGGCCACTGCGGTGCTTCTCGTGGAACAGAACATCGATCTGATCCAAACCGCAGCACACCGGGCCTACGTGCTCGAGAAGGGCCGCGTCGTAACGAGCCTGGAGCACAGCGACATACGCGATACTGAGAGATTGACCGAATTCCTTTCGGTCTAA
- a CDS encoding acetamidase/formamidase family protein, whose protein sequence is MSWLENSYMARKGMARGNSGETHQLNGEKQGKYHYVYGPYAEPVLTVKPGDVVVAETQDAFEGAIKTESDSPSEILHMPFLNPQCGPIEVEGAEKGDVLCVHIHSIKPRGPQPVGTTALITEFGGLVGTTNTALLNKPLPEKVKKMEVTEAGVKFNDRVTLPYEPFIGTLGVSPEIEAVSSLQPDYWGGNMDLPDVAPGAIAYFPVHHKGAYLYLGDCHARQGDGELCGVAVEIPSTTTVQVDLIKGWSIAWPRLENEEFIMSIGSSRPMEDAARIAYRELLRWLCADYGYDEAEAYFLLTQAGRVRLGNMVDPKYTLGASILKRYLM, encoded by the coding sequence ATGAGCTGGCTAGAGAACTCGTACATGGCCCGCAAGGGCATGGCGCGCGGCAATTCCGGGGAAACCCATCAATTGAACGGTGAGAAGCAGGGAAAGTACCACTACGTCTACGGCCCCTATGCCGAACCCGTACTGACGGTCAAACCCGGAGACGTTGTCGTCGCTGAGACCCAGGATGCCTTCGAGGGAGCCATCAAGACCGAGTCCGATTCTCCCTCGGAAATCTTGCACATGCCGTTCCTTAACCCGCAATGCGGACCCATCGAAGTCGAGGGCGCCGAAAAGGGGGACGTCCTGTGCGTTCACATTCATTCCATCAAGCCGCGCGGGCCGCAACCTGTGGGGACGACGGCTTTGATCACTGAATTCGGCGGGCTTGTCGGCACCACCAACACCGCCCTGCTGAACAAGCCACTCCCGGAGAAAGTCAAGAAAATGGAAGTGACTGAAGCCGGCGTGAAGTTCAACGACAGGGTCACGCTCCCATACGAACCGTTCATAGGCACTCTTGGCGTGTCGCCGGAGATCGAGGCCGTAAGTTCGTTGCAGCCTGACTACTGGGGCGGAAACATGGATCTACCCGACGTCGCACCGGGCGCGATCGCCTACTTTCCAGTGCACCACAAGGGCGCCTACCTCTATCTCGGCGATTGCCACGCGAGGCAGGGGGATGGGGAACTCTGCGGCGTAGCGGTTGAGATCCCATCGACCACGACGGTTCAGGTAGATCTGATCAAGGGGTGGTCGATCGCCTGGCCTCGTCTTGAGAACGAGGAATTCATCATGTCCATCGGCAGCTCGCGGCCGATGGAGGATGCTGCCCGCATAGCTTATCGCGAGCTTCTGCGCTGGCTGTGCGCCGATTATGGTTATGACGAGGCGGAGGCCTATTTCCTTCTTACGCAAGCCGGACGCGTTCGCCTGGGCAATATGGTAGATCCTAAGTACACGTTGGGAGCCTCAATTCTGAAACGATATCTGATGTAA
- a CDS encoding alpha/beta fold hydrolase, protein MKTDPMKIPDLLAEFASKDITVWVDGDHLRCNAPAGALTPEFRDQLRDRKSEIIAFLNMAAATVRQQPAIVPLQPHGTQTPIYAVPGHDGAAMAYSDLSRHLGDDQPFFALEPPGLDGRTEPKESIEDIAEYFADQILEFHPMGPYVLAGYCSGAAVALELAQRLVQRGAEVRCVAFFGPLHPSTYRTLPRLLLFYATRQVSAVAMHLRQLAKLPSLEARAQYITDRLRKRREGNQAHLAESRTGEEPAKGDPVLARRERLKVAILAAFRRYAPAPYSGRLCLFLPNKAYLRSGTGPLRWLRVAPHAEVYYGPKHCYGPHMLQEPYVPAIAELYRQSVRKSERAFF, encoded by the coding sequence ATGAAGACCGACCCGATGAAGATCCCGGACCTTCTCGCAGAGTTCGCGAGCAAAGACATCACAGTCTGGGTGGATGGCGACCACCTGCGTTGCAATGCGCCCGCGGGCGCGCTCACGCCGGAGTTTCGCGACCAGTTGCGGGACCGCAAAAGCGAGATCATCGCGTTCCTGAATATGGCCGCAGCGACGGTCCGGCAACAGCCCGCCATCGTGCCGCTCCAGCCCCACGGGACGCAGACACCCATCTATGCCGTGCCTGGACATGATGGAGCCGCCATGGCGTACTCGGATCTTTCGAGGCATCTGGGTGACGATCAGCCATTCTTCGCGCTCGAACCGCCGGGCCTCGACGGCCGAACCGAGCCGAAGGAGAGCATCGAGGACATCGCCGAGTACTTCGCCGACCAGATCCTTGAATTCCATCCAATGGGACCGTACGTCCTCGCCGGCTATTGCTCCGGCGCCGCGGTCGCGCTCGAGCTGGCGCAGCGTCTCGTTCAGCGCGGGGCGGAGGTTCGGTGCGTGGCATTTTTCGGCCCTCTTCATCCGAGTACATATCGGACCCTGCCTCGCCTGTTGCTCTTTTATGCGACCCGTCAGGTCAGCGCAGTCGCCATGCACCTGCGACAGCTGGCGAAACTACCGTCACTTGAAGCGCGCGCCCAGTATATCACCGACCGCCTTCGCAAGCGCCGGGAAGGCAATCAGGCACATCTGGCCGAGAGTCGCACCGGTGAGGAGCCAGCAAAGGGCGATCCTGTGCTGGCGCGCCGGGAGCGGCTCAAAGTCGCGATCCTCGCGGCGTTTCGTCGGTATGCACCCGCCCCCTATTCGGGCCGTCTGTGCCTGTTCCTTCCCAATAAGGCCTATCTACGATCGGGGACGGGCCCCCTCCGGTGGCTCCGCGTAGCGCCCCATGCCGAGGTCTACTACGGACCCAAGCACTGTTACGGTCCTCACATGCTCCAGGAGCCATATGTGCCGGCCATCGCCGAGCTGTATCGTCAGTCGGTCAGGAAATCCGAAAGGGCATTTTTCTAA